The genomic region TGCATCGCCAATTCCTGATCATGAATTGATAGCTGAGTCAGGTAGCAAGGATGTGGATCTCATGGTCTATGTTATGGATGATGAGAAATATGAATCGGAATTGCTGTACAGTGTAACGAACAGTGCTCCGGAAATCGTGGGCACAGAAATCGTAAAATCGAACTATGCTGAATCTGTATTAAGGTTAACGCCTAAAAAGGCGGGGGAAGTTGTTCTTAAAATTAAGGTGGATGATGGGCAAATTGCAGATGATGGCAGTACGGGAATTACTGAACTCGACATGAAAGTTGTTGTTCTGCCACCACTCAATCGTGCGCCTGTAGGCGAAGCGCCATCTAAGATAGAGGTATATCTGGGTGATGAAATCCCTGTAGTGAAATTAAATGAAATATATACTGATCCAGACGGTGATCCATTGACGTATAAAGCGACTTCATCCAATCCAGACGGGGTAACAGTAGAGGAGAATGCGGGTGAACTGAAGTTAACATCACTTCAAAATGGGACGTACACGATATCTTACACAGTGAATGACGGCAACGGAGGAATTACTGAGGATTTCTTTGACATCGATATTCTACTAGTGCCAAATCATAATCCGGTAGGAAACTCACCAGGTTGGGTTGAAGCATACTTGGGTTTCCTGACAGATCCTATCCCCTCGGTGGACTTAAATGATTATTATACAGATCCGGATGGTGACCCACTCACATTCAGTGCATACTCCTCTAATCCTGATTTAATTGTTGAGGAGGAAGCGGGTGTACTGAGCTTTACCGCTCTAGAATTTGGAGAATACATCATTTATTATTCAGTAGAGGATGGAAAAGGTGGTTCCATTTCAACCGCATTTCAGATAAGGGTTAATCCTAAGCCTAATGCTTCTCCGGTGCTTACTCAGAATCTACCTGCTCAAACGTTGTTTGTAGGCAAGGAAGATGCGGTCATTAATCTCTCGGAATATTTTAATGATCCCGATGGAGATACATTAGAGTTCCATACACCACTTGATTTCAATAATCTTCTGATCGCAGCGGTGGATATTCAAGAAAACAAGCTGATTATTCATCCAAGACAGGTTGGTAAATTTCAAGCTAATATCAAAGCAAAAGATATGTATGGAAAAGAAGCGACAGCCTATATTGATATTGAAGTTCTTGAATCTGGAAATATCAGTTCAATTCCGGATCAAACGGTAACATGGCCTTGGTCTGCTCTGAATCTTGACCTGACATCGTACCTGATGAATTTTGATACAGCCACGTTAACGGTGGATGCTTCCTCCGCAGATACCCATATTGCGACAGTCTCTGCCAATGGTTCACAGATAGCTGTTGCTCCAGTTGCTGAAGGAAATACGACAGTGACGTTAACGGTATATGATCAGAAAGGGCGTAGCGAACAAGCGTCCTTTGGCGTGACGATACAAGGCGAGCCTGCTGGCCCTAACTTGGCCCCTGAGGTAGTAAGTAGTATTTACGAACAAGTTTTGACACCAAATGTAACGAATGAGCGCACGTTTGACCTGAGTCAACTATTCAGTGACCCCGATGGAGATGCGTTGCAATTCACGATAAGCAATAGCTCAAATGAAGCGGTGAATGCAAGCATTAATGGTAACCAGATCATACTAAAACCGGGGACTGGAAATGTAATTGCTCCTCTAACCATAACAGCAAAGGATGGAAAAGGTGGACAGGTAGATTACACCTTCAACGTTCGCACTGCTTCTCTGGTTAACGGTGGGGTCATGCAGATCAACACGAAGTCCGGTGTAATAGATCCTCTGACTCTTACAGCGTCCAATTGGTTTCCTGGACAGACGAGTTTTAAAGTATATAGCGGTACGCCAGATTCAACGTTTACAGGACCGAATACGATTAATTCTTCCCAGATCCCTTTGAGTGTATCTCCATTATTATTCTGGATCATAGGGAATGACGGTAGGGCCGTGGTCGTTCAGGTGAACTCGAAAAATCAGGGCACGTCAGAGTTGTTCTTCTCTCAGTATGCAGATGCGGGAGATGGACGGAGTGTTGTCCAACTTTATTACACAGGTGATGGAGATCCGTCGCATAAAGCAACCGGATATCAATTGGAAGTTCATCAGTGGATGAAAAAGACATCCACAATGAAAGTTACAACCAAAAACATATTAGATGTTACTTCAGGATTACCTTATTTAAACATCAATTATACTTTTTACGACTTTTTCGATATAACGCCAGCTTGGTACTACAATGATGAGTTGGAATTGTATAACCCGAATGAGTATAATGTCGTTGCTTTGGTCCTCAAAAAGGATGGACGAATTGTAGATGTCCTAGGTGATCCAACTTCACATGATCAATTTATGCCTGCTGGCGGGACGTTTATCCGAAAACGCGGGATATATACGGGTTCACAACAGTTCTCATTAACCGGTGAATGGAATGAGTTCCCTAAAGGAACTCTACAGTACGTGGACAAACATACACCGTAGATTTTGGGTAAAAACCAAGAAATGAAGTTCGCTAAGTAGTGCGTTTCAAAATAATGATATAAAGAATCCTCCATGCTCTAAACATGAGCATGGAGGATTTTTTATTTAACCGGATATGGATACATGCAGGACCTGAGAATCTCGATCTTTTGTTCCTCAGTCCGTTCATGCGGTGCCAATTCTGCTCCATAAGAACGTTCCAGCTTGGCGCGCATGAAACGCTCTGCATGTTCGTTTGCACGAGAGTGAAGTTCTTTGGCGTACTCACCAAATGCGCTGACATCCCGTACCTTCTCCAGTACGCTGTTGAGCAGTGGACTACCTGAATAGAGCAGGGATTCAGTCTCTTCGCATTCAAACTTGAGAAACAAAATAGCTTTTTGCAGGGCATTGATTTCACCTTGGGTAAGGTAAACAGGCTGCGTAGTGTCTTCTTTAGATTCAGTGAAATCAGGCTGTTCATTACTATTTTGATTTGTATCTGACATTCGATTGTTTACCTCCTGACTGAAATTAGGACTGGGGCGGAAGGAGGATAGGACGGGCAGCCAGCGCTTCTTCCACAATCTGTTCAGGCGTCAGGTCTCGGTCATCCCAGTAAATCAGATTACTGATCTCTGCATGAGGCACCTGCTGCTGTAGCTCCGTCAACATGTCATCCGATTCCGCTTCCGTCCCTTCAGCGTCCATCAGCTTGCGGACTAATTCTACCAAATACAATCGATTGTCCATATGTATGTACACCTCCTGAATGGTTAATAGCGTGAACAAACTAGAGCGAGCGCTAACGAATCTGAGCCGTCTTATTCAAGGATTTGAAGCGCTCGCGGAAATCTAAGGAACCTGAGACACGCTATATCCGAATAAACAACCGTTTGCAGCGGTTTTGCTAGTGAATTTTGGGAAATAACGTGTCTGATGTTCCTTACATTTTAGAAAGAGTACTTTAAGGCCAAATAAGACGTCCTGTGTTCCTTAGAAAATCGCAGATTCATCATCAGCCATGATCAATCAGCTTGAACTTCAAGATCTCTTGGATGCTGACATCCATCATCGTATAGCTTGCCTGAGTTTGAAGATTCACCCTAGTCTTGTATTGGCATGATCCAACTCAACTCAATTCGATCTATTTTAAAATGGACTACAATCTGTCATCATTCAATTCGTATAGCCAGATTGCCAAACTGCTCGCCTTTTTCCATACGCTCGAATGCTTTCGCTGTATCCTGCAACGGATAAACGCCATCGATTACAGGATGTATGTCATGTTGCTCCACCCATTGCAGCATCTGGACAAACTCCTCACGGCTGCCCATAGAGGTGCCGATCAGACTGATCTGTGGGAAAAAGATAGAGCGAATTGGTATGGACAGATCATCCCCTGAGCTTGCTCCATACATCACGATACGTGCACCTGGTCTGA from Paenibacillus sp. FSL R5-0341 harbors:
- a CDS encoding S-layer homology domain-containing protein, which gives rise to MPKIRKTVQLALIALLLSNTVPVSAEHDKSEAQAMSVSGISSAHHNNSKLNDVMNRAVSMGFIKGDPDGNVRAADPITRQELAVVLAQALGLTLDKSVSTSFTDVKSTSWSAPSIQAVKKAGILQGDATGRFRPQAQITGQELVTVLVRVTALAKQEVQGDPLPSEWKGASTWAAPYIRTAEEAELLSEYQGENKVKQGLVRGEAIGMLLSAMFPETRLSVIQSIEGKQIQINGVVYQISEQVEGLLNNRNKAVLAQAGIRFKNRNHTLTEINGLEIRTGGQEAAPGKAEFSGNLLLDGGDAVIHGDLTTKADFVSVEGLTVKDKLTIAPEVKHDFYAKNINVAQSVFVYGGDSNTVVFENSILNTVGVDKSDVHVALTGNTRTQEVNVRSDSMIDIEKTANLPLLNILEGASKVELQGAVETVHVNTSKSLQLNGNVTLQQLHVDGTGVVNINAAGTIQQLQVNNPSTQINVAGNMKVSDISLAAGVSSSVVSGNTGTASSNTVSPSSGGASWGSGGETSPVVANRAPELLKPFESRKYTQNGQGATLNLNNYVTDPDGDLVTYTVSSSKSAVAKVILNGSQLDIVPLGDGTATITVTSNDGRGKRLRSTFEVYVNRPPIASPIPDHELIAESGSKDVDLMVYVMDDEKYESELLYSVTNSAPEIVGTEIVKSNYAESVLRLTPKKAGEVVLKIKVDDGQIADDGSTGITELDMKVVVLPPLNRAPVGEAPSKIEVYLGDEIPVVKLNEIYTDPDGDPLTYKATSSNPDGVTVEENAGELKLTSLQNGTYTISYTVNDGNGGITEDFFDIDILLVPNHNPVGNSPGWVEAYLGFLTDPIPSVDLNDYYTDPDGDPLTFSAYSSNPDLIVEEEAGVLSFTALEFGEYIIYYSVEDGKGGSISTAFQIRVNPKPNASPVLTQNLPAQTLFVGKEDAVINLSEYFNDPDGDTLEFHTPLDFNNLLIAAVDIQENKLIIHPRQVGKFQANIKAKDMYGKEATAYIDIEVLESGNISSIPDQTVTWPWSALNLDLTSYLMNFDTATLTVDASSADTHIATVSANGSQIAVAPVAEGNTTVTLTVYDQKGRSEQASFGVTIQGEPAGPNLAPEVVSSIYEQVLTPNVTNERTFDLSQLFSDPDGDALQFTISNSSNEAVNASINGNQIILKPGTGNVIAPLTITAKDGKGGQVDYTFNVRTASLVNGGVMQINTKSGVIDPLTLTASNWFPGQTSFKVYSGTPDSTFTGPNTINSSQIPLSVSPLLFWIIGNDGRAVVVQVNSKNQGTSELFFSQYADAGDGRSVVQLYYTGDGDPSHKATGYQLEVHQWMKKTSTMKVTTKNILDVTSGLPYLNINYTFYDFFDITPAWYYNDELELYNPNEYNVVALVLKKDGRIVDVLGDPTSHDQFMPAGGTFIRKRGIYTGSQQFSLTGEWNEFPKGTLQYVDKHTP